The Polyangium aurulentum genomic interval CCTGTTGCAAGGCCGGCCGCCGTTCGCGGGGAGAAACTCCATCGAGGTGATCTCGGCGCACCTCTTCTTGCCCCCGCCGCCGCTCGCGCGCCCCGAAGGATCCGAGCCCGTTCCGCAGCTCGTCGAAAAGCTCAGGCTCGAGCTACTGTCGAAGCAGCCCGAGCGGCGCCCCGCGGACGTGAAGGAGGTCCGGCAGCGGCTGCTCGACGCGCTCGATCCGGCCTCGCTCGCCACGCAGCTCGCGACGCGCAAGGGCAACGAGCCGCTCGGGGGCCGCGGGACGCGCGCGCCGCAATGGGACGGCGCAAAGGAACGGCAAGCGGACAGCACCGAGCCCGCGCGGGACGGCGTGAGCCGCGTGGCCTGGCTCAAGCTGCCCGGCGCGGCGGGCGTCGACCGGCAATGCCTCACCGGGCTCGCGGCGCAGAAGATCCACCTCAAGCCGATCGACGCCATCGAGGCCATCGCGAGCACGGGGCTGCCCGTGGCCCTCATCGACGCGGGGAGCGACGTCGAGGGCGCGGCGGCGGCGCTCGCGGCCCTCGCGAAGGCGGCCCCCTCGATCCGGGCCGTCGTGTGCGCGGCGGGGCTCTCCACCGAGCGGATGAACCGGCTCGTCGCGGCGGGCGCGGCCGACGTGGCGAGCGCGCCGGCGAGCCCGGATGCGCTTGCGAAGAAGCTCGCGCGCGTGCTGCGAAGAGGGCGCTGAGCCCTACGCCTGCGCGGGCGTCGTCGGTGGCTGCGCCACGGCCGGCGCCTCCGGTCCGGCGAACACCCCGAGCCGCCGCGAGAGCTGCCCGAGCTGCTCGCAGGTCCGGAGCGTCTCCTGCGAGCTCGCCTCCGTGATCTGCGCGGTCAGCGAGATGTTGCCCATCATCTCGCCCGCCATCTCCACGGCCTCCGTCTGCGCCTGCGTGAGCGCCTCGATCTCCTTCGCCGCGATCGTCGTGCTCTCGACCTGCTCGTTGATCGCCTCGAAGCTCTTCAGCGCCTCGCCCACCTGCCGCGCGTTCGCGTCGGCCACCTTCAGCCCGTTCTCCGTCGCCGCGACCATCCCCGCGGCCGACGTGCGGATCTCCTCGACGATGCCCCGGACCTGGCGCGCCGAGCCCCCCACGCGGTCGGCGAGCCGCCGGATCTCGGAGGCCACGACCCCGAAGCGCCTGCCCGCATCCCCGGCGCCCGCGGCCTCGACGGCCGCGTTGATCGCCAGGATGTTCGTCTGCTCCGACAGCTCGTTGATGAGCGCGAGGATGCTGCCGATCTGCTGCGACTTGTCGCCGAGCTCCGAGATGCGCCGGGCGCTGTCCTCGACCTTCGACCGCATCCCCGCGAGCCCCTCCTGCGCCCGCTTGATGAGCAGATCGCCGCTCTTGGCGCTCTGTCGCGTCTCCTCGGCCATCGCCGCGACGTTCCGCGCCGCCTCGTCGATGTGCCGCGCGCTCCCGAGCAGCTCGCGCAGGCTCTCGCTGACGGTCGACGTCGCCGCCGTCAGCTCCCGCGCGCCCCCGAGCTGCTTGGCCGCGCTCGCCTCCAGCTCGCTCGACGAGCTCTCGACCACCCGCATCGCGAAGCTCACCTGCGTGGCCACGAGCCCCGAGATCGCGCGGCTCAGCAGGAAGCCGAGCACGAGCGCCGCTCCGGCGAGCCCGAGGGTCGCCCGCGTCGCCGCCGCCGCCTCCCCCTCGGCCTGCTGCGCCCGCGCGCTGCCCCGCGCCCGCTGGGCCTCGATGAGCGACGCCAGCACGCGGACGGCCGCCGCCGCCGGCGGGTTCGTCTTGGTGCTGCGATACACGACCGCCTCCTCGGTCTTGCCCTCGTCGAGGAGCTGGAAGTAGCGCGGCCGCGACCTCAGGTAATCGCCGAAGGCGCGGTTCCATTCGGCGAGCAGCGACCTCTCCTCGTCCGAGACCGGCAGCGCGCTGAAGGCGGCCATGTTCCGGTTCACCTGATCGATCAAGGGCTTGTGGCTCGCCGTGATCTGCTCGCGCGTCATGCCTTCCGAGAGCGCGTAGTTCGGCAGCGCGAAACGCAGCTCCCACAGCCCTCGCTCGGCGTTCGACAGGTAGGTCGCCCCTTGCAGGTTCTCCGTCGAGAGCGCCTCGATGTGCCTCGACAGACCCCGGATGTACCACCAGCCCGCCGCGCTCACGACCATCGCGACGAGGACCATGGATAAGAGTAGCGCCCCCGCCCTACCTCGCAGCATGTCTGCCCCCCCCGAGGCGCTCTTCAGAGCCCCATTTGCTTGGCGATGATCACCTTCATGATTTCGTTCGTGCCCGCGAAGATCCGCTGCACCCGCGCATCCATGTACGCCCGCGTCACCGGGTACTCGAGCATGTAGCCGTAGCCGCCGAAGAACTGCAGGCAGGTATCGACCACCTCGCCGAGCATCTCGGTCTGCCAGAGCTTCGCCATCGAGCACTCCTTGACGAGGTATTTGCCCGCCACGTGCTCGGTGATGAGCTTGTCGAGGAACGCCCGGCCGACCTCCACCTTGGTCGCGCACTCGGCCAGCTTGAACTGCGTGTTCTGGAACTTCGAGATCGGCTTGCCGAACGCCTTGCGGTCCTTGCAGTACGCGATCGTGTCCGTGAGCACCTGCTCGGCCGCGGCCTGCGAGCCGATCGCCACGACGAGCCGCTCCTGCTGGAGCTTCTGCATGAGCATCGGAAAGCCCCCGCCCTCCTCGCCGAGGCGGTTTTCCGCGGGCACACGGCAATCCTCGAACGCGAGCTCGGAGGTGTCCTGCGCGGGCATCCCCATCTTGTGCAGCTTCTTGCCCTTGATGAACCCCGGCGTGCCCGCCTCGACCGCGAAGAGGCTGATGCCCCGGTGCGCGTTCGCCGGGTCGGGGTCGGTCCTCGCGGCCACCACGCACAGGTCGCAGAGGATGCCGTTCGAGATGAACGTCTTCGCCCCGTTGAGCACGTAATGGTCCCCGTCCCGCCGCGCCGTCGTCGCGATCGCCGCGAGATCGCTGCCCGTGCCCGGCTCGGTCATCGCGACCGCGGTCACGATCTCGCCCGAGGCGCATTTTCGCAGCCACCGCGCCTTCTGCGCGTCGGTGCCGAAGGTGTGGATGTACGGCACCACCACGTCCGAGTGCAGCGACATCGCGAAGCCCGCGTCGTAGGCGCGCGCCATCTCCTCGATGACGACCACCGAGTGGAGGAAGTCGCCGCCCGGACCGCCGTGGGCCTCCTCGAGCCACGGGCACAGAAAGCCGCCCTCGCCCGCCTTGCGCCACGCCTCGTGATCGACGGAGCCCTGCTCCATCCACCGCGCCTGGTTGGGCTTCACCTCCCGCTCGATGAAGCGCAGGAAGGACTGGCGAAACATCTCGTGCTCTTCGCGAAAAATCGCTCGCTCCATGCGCCCTCCAGGCGACCGCCCCAGATCGTGGATACCCGAGCTCGCACCCGGGGGGAAGCCCGCCCCCGTGCCGTTGGACGCCGCGTCGTCTACACTCGGGGCCACCGTGCGTGAGTACAATTTCGACGGGCTCGTCGGTCCCTCCCACAACTACAGCGGCCTGTCCGCGGGCAACCTCGCCTCTTCGACCCACGGAGGCCAGATCGCGAATCCGCGCGGCGCAGCCCTCGAGGGCCTCGCCAAGATGCGCCTCGTGCGCAATCTCGGCATCGGGCAAGCCGTCCTGCCCCCGCACCCGCGCCCGAGCCTCGCCACCTTGCGCCGCCTCGGCTTCGGCGGGAGCGACGAGCAGGTGATCGCCCGCGCCGCCGAGAAAGAGCCGCTGCTCCTGCGCCTGTGCTCGAGCGCATCGGCCATGTGGACCGCCAACGCCGCGACCGTGGCTCCCTCGTGCGACACCCAGGATGGGCGGCTGCACCTCGTGCCCGCGAACCTGCAGCAGATGTTCCACCGCGCCATCGAGGCCGAGACGACGCGCGCGGTGCTCGCGGCGATCTTCGCCGACCAAGGCCGCTTCGCCGTGCACGCGCCCCTGCCCGGCGGCGGCCAGTTCGCCGACGAGGGCGCCGCCAACCACACCCGCCTCGAGGTCCCGGGCCGCCCCGCCGTGCACCTGTTCGCCTGGGGACGCCGCGCGTTCGGCGACGGCCCCGCGCCCCGCCGCTTCCCCGCCCGGCAGACGCTCGAAGCGAGCACGGCCCTCTCCCGCCTGCTCGCGCTCGACCCCACGAACGCCCTGCTCGTCCAGCAGCACCCCGACGGCATCGACGCGGGAGGTTTTCACACCGACGTGCTCGCCGTGGGCAGCGGCCCGGTCCTGCTCCTGCACGAGCTGGCCTTCACGCACACCGAGACGCTGCTCGCCACGCTGCGCGAGAAGCTCGGCAATGCTCTCCGCATCGTCGTCGCCAAGACCGCCGAGCTGCCCGCCGCGGACGCGATCGCGGCCTACCCGTTCAACTCGCAGCTCCTCACCTTGCCCGACGGCTCGATGGTGATCCTCGCGCCCGAGGAGAGCCGCGAGAACGCCATGGCCCGCGCCTACCTCGAGCGCGTCGTGGCCGAGGACAACCCCGTCACGCGCGTGATCTACGTGGACCTGCGGCAGTCGATGCGAAACGGCGGGGGCCCCGCGTGCCTGCGCCAGCGCATCCCGCTCACGGACGAGCAAACGAGGGCGCTGTCGGCGCGGGTGCTGCTCGACGAGGCGCTCGAGAAGGACCTGGCGGCGTGGATCGAGCTGCACTACCGCGACCGCCTCGCGCCGGCCGACCTCGCCGACCCGGCCCTCGCCCGCGAGACCATGACCGCGCTCGACGAGCTGACGCGGATCCTGCGGCTCGGCAGCGTGTACGATTTCCAGCGCTCGCCGGGCTGAATCTGCTCAGAGGTCGCCCAGAAACGCCCGCACGTGGCCGAGGACGACCTTGACCTTGGGGATCTCGGCGAGCGCTGCCGGGACGCTGATCCGCACGGGTCGCTCCTTCCCCACCACGCCCGCGAGGACCGGGACGAGCGCGTCCGCCTCCCGCCCCGGATCGGGCAGGAGCGCGTCCGGCAGGAGGCCGATGCCCAGCCCCGCAATGGCGCAATGCCGGATGAAGTGGATGTCCGTCGCGATGAGGGTCGGCTCGACCCGGAAGGCGGCGCCGTCGAGCGTGTGCCAGATCCGCGCGTCCTCGCCCGGGGCCTGCCAGGCGAGCAGCTCGTGGTGCCTCAGATCGGCGATCGTTCGAGGGGCGCCGCGCCGGTCGAGGTAGTCCCTGCTGGCGACGAGCCACTCCCGAACGCGCAGGACGACGTACGAGATCCAGGGCCCGCGGGGGACCTCCTCGCCGAAATGAACGGCGATGTCGACGCTCGCGAGGGCCTCGTCGAGCGGATCGTTGCTGAAGCGGCAATGAAAGCCGATCTGCGGATAGGCGCGGTGCAGCGCGGCGAAGAGCGGCGTGAGCACGTGCGGCGGCAATCCCACGGGCAGGACCACCCGCAAGGTGCCCGAGGGCGCGCGGCCCACGTCCCGGATCGAGGCGAGGAGCGCGCGCGCCTCCTGGATCATCGTGCGGCCCTTGTGGGCGAGCAGGGAGCCCGCCTCGGTCGGGATCACGCCGTGCGGGGTGCTCTCGAGCAGCGGCACGCCGGCGCGCGCCTCGAGCGACCCCACGTGGCGCCGCAGCGTCGTGCGCGACACGCCGAGGGAGCGCGCAGCAGCGAGGAAAGAGCCGCTCTCGATCACGGCAATGAAGGCACGCAGCTCTTCGAGGTCCATGGTCCCCCCCGGGTGCCCGGATCGTGGCCAGCGCTGACCGCCTTCGGCCATCTCCGAAAGCATCGACACCCTACCATGCTCCTTGCTCGAGGCGGACCCCCGAAGCCCGCTCTCGCTCGAGCGTGAGGAGACAGTGGATGCTTTCGTCATCTTGCCTTGCCCGAAGGTCGACCATCGCGCCTGCGCTCTTGATTGCCGTGCTCGCGGGCTGCGGCGGTGCGGAGGCCCCGCAGGGCACGCCCCCGGACTACGGGGACCCGCCCGAGCTTCTGCCGAACGCGGACGGCGTCCGCGAGCTTCATTATGGCCCGAGCGCGGTCGAGATTGGCGGGAAGCGCTACTGCCTCCGCGCCTACAACGGAATGACGAGCGGTCCCACCATCCGCATCCCCAAGGGTCAGGATCGCAGGGTGCGCGTGAACCTCGTCAACGAATTCACGCGTAGCGACTTTCGCGAGATCGCCAGCATGATGGGCCACGGGGCGCACTCGTGCCACGATTTCAACCTGACGAACCTGCACGGGCATGGACTGCACATCCAGCCCAATTTTGCGACGAGCGATCCGGCGGATCCCTGCGAGGGGAACGGCTGCGCCTCGGACTTGCGATACCACGGTGACAACGTCCTGCACGAGGTCGCGCCAGGCGAGAGCGCGCAGTATCGCTGGGATCTGGACGAGGACGGGATCCACCACGAGGGGACGAACTGGTATCACCCCCATATTCACGGCTCGACGGCGATCCAGGTGATGGATGGCGCCGCCGGCGCGATCATCATCGAGGGCGCTCTGGACGAGGTCCCCGGCATCGCCAAGGCCAAGGAGCGGGTCATGGTCATGACCCAGGTGGCCATCGATCACGAAAACACGGTGCCCTTGAAGGAGGGAGAGGAGTGCACCCAGGACAACCTCTCCGTGACGGACTTCCTCGCCGTCGAGACGCTCCGGCCCACCTTGATCAATGGCAAGCTGAGGCCCCGCATCGTGACCCCGCCGGGCCAGGTGGAGCGCTGGCGCATGGTCTACGGAGGCAGCCCCGACGAGATGGGGATGAAGCTCCACGTCGCGAAGGATCCGCTCTGCGCCGACTTCGACAAGACCCCGATCGAGATGACCCAGATCGCGCGCGACGGGCTGACGCTGCCGAAGTTTTACAAGAGCGACACGGTATGGGTTTCGCCGGGCTACCGCGTCGACGTGATGATGAAGATGCCAGCGCAAAACGGGACGCTCTGCCTCGTGGGGCGGCGCCCGAACGATCTGCTGGGCAGCGTCATCGCGATCGTCGACGTGAACGACGCCGCCGGGGCGCCCACCGAGGTGAACATGCCCAGCGAAGCGGACGTGGCCGCGCATGCGCCGCCGACGACGTGGACGGGGATGGTCGACGGGCAAACCACCGAGGTGAGCTGTGACGCGGTGAAGACCGTGCATCAAAAGGTCGTGCTCCTCGTGCCCACGCCGGGCCAAAAGCCGCCCGACCTCGGTGGGGACGTCTCGCTCAGCTCGTGCGACCCATCCCAGAATTCGCACGAGATCGATCCCGACGCGCCCGCGTGCCTCTGCCCCGACCCGAACATCAGCTGCCGCAAATTCGAGGACCGGCGCGCGTGGGGCTACCGCAGCGACCGGGTGATGACCGTGGACACGTCGGAGCGCTGGCAGATCCGCGCCTTCGACGGGCATCCCTTCCACATCCACGTCAATCCGTTCCTCGTGTGCCCGAACGACTCCAACAAGGAGCCCAACTTCCCGCACTGGCGCGACACGATGTGGGTGCAGGTCGAGGACGGGCCGCGCGACGTGCTCATGAATTTCCGCAAGTTCAAAGGCCAGTTCGTGACGCATTGCCACAAGCTGAACCACGAGGACGAAGGCATGATGGAGCTGGTGGAGATCTGCGACCCGAAGGATGAGGGGTGCCTCTGCATGGGGAAGGACGCGCAAGGCGCGTGCATCTCGCAGGCGGGGTGCCTGCCGGAGGATAAACAGTGTCAGTTCGCGAAGACGGCTGCGGACGCGTATCCGGCTCCGCCGCCGCCGAATCCGGCGCTTTGCGGGCCGTGAGGGGCGGGGGCGCCTGGCGCAGGGGCGGGGCGCGATGCGCTCGGTATCTCTTCAGGGTTCGTCGGCCTCGTCCTCGTCCTTGTCCCTCGCACGCTTCGGCAACATCTCGCGGGTCGTTTCTGCAAGCGCCAGAAGGATGTCCTCAAGCGTATCACGGGCGGGCATCTCGACGGCATACGCGTCCGCCACCGCTTCCGCGAGGCCTCGCCACTTCGGATCTACTGGTTGCCCGAGTTTCTTCGAGAGCTCCACCAGGGCGACGAGCATTTCCGCCGCGGAAAATAGATAGGGGTCTCGATGATTGAGCGCATCTTCAAGGGCGGCTAACGCCTCTCGGGGCCGCCCCAGCGCGTCCAATGTTCGGACTGTTTCAATACCGTGCCACCATCGGTCCAAGAGCCGGGTAAACCCGAGCTGCGCCCACGCTTCACACGCGCGCTCTGCCTCGGCATACCTGCCCGCATCGACGAGGGTCGTCGCCCGATGTGCGGCGACCGTTCGGGCGAACCCGCGATGGTAATCATAGTCGCGGTTCGCTTCCAGGAAGGCGTCCAGGCAGGCAAGCGCGGCATCGACTTCCCCACGCTCCTCCAGCTCCATGCTCTGTTGGAGTGCACGGTCCAACTCGTCTCTCGCCTTCAACCACGGCAGGCACGTCACACAAACGAATGTGGCATGCCCCGCGTACGTGAACGGCTCCGTTGCCTCGTTCTTTTCGCAAGACCAACAGACCTGCGTTTTCTTATCGGGAAGCAACATGGTTCTTCACTCCGGCAGGACTCAGTTCGGTCGATAGCCCGGACGCGGACACTTGTAGTTGGGCCAAGCGCCGTCTTTCATGCACTCGTCGAAGCATACGCGGCAATCCTTTTTCGTTCCGAAATTCTCCCTGTTCCAATCCGGTTGCTGGTTATTCTCCAGACACTCATAGAGTGGCGGGTAACATAGCCTCTCTACTTTGCGCCGCCGCTTGCTCGCCTCCACCGCCTCCTCCGCGGCATGCAACGTCACCGCCACGATGAACGTCACCCCGGCCGCGACAATCACGATCGGAACCAGGGTCACCGCTGCCCCCGCCGCCGCCATGACGTTGCCCATCGCCCCGCGCGACCCAGGTGAGACCGGCCCCGAGGCAATCATCCTCTGCACGATGTACCGGGGCACCTGCATGGCTCCGAGCGCGTTGACCATGCACGCCTCGATCCCCTGACCAGCGACGTCCGAGTCCCTGACCTTCACCCGCTCGACGTACCCGCTCTCCCCGACGTCCGCGTCGACCAGGATCGCGTAGTACGTCCCCTCCTTCATGCTTCCAACACCGCCGTGGGCGCACGCCTCGAGCTGCGCCACCGTCGATGCGGGCGCCGTCGGACCGTCTGATCCGCCAGCATGTCTCGGCTCGTAGCTCCCCTCTTCACTGCCCCCACACCCGACAGGCGTGAACGCAAGGCCAAGGCAGACGACAAGCCCCATGGTGGAGGCAAGCCTGGGAAGGGGCGGGCGCATGTTGGGCAGTCTACAGAGCGGAACCCTCTCGCAACAGAGGTGCGATCTCGAACGTCGCCTGACACGCGCAGGGGCGCTTGTGCGTGGCGCAGGGGCGGGGGGAGCACGCGCAGGGGCGGGCGCACGACGGGCAGGAGCGCTGCCGCGCGGCGCAGGGGCGGGCGCGCTTGGCGCAGGGGCGGTTGCACGAGGCACAGGGGCAGCGCCATGAGACACAGGGTCGACGGCGCGTGGCACAGGGGCGGGGGAAGCACGCGCAGGGGCGGGGGGAGGAGGCTCCGCGTGGCTGGCGAGAGCGACAGGAGCGCTCGTGCGAGCGGCAGGAGCGGTCCCGGGACACGCAGGAGCGGTCCCAAGACGCGCAGGGGCGCGCCGTGGACAGGCGCAGGCGTGCTGAATACTGCTCGAACCTTCCGCGCGATGGGCGCAGCCGGTACACTCCCGGCCCCATGGCAATCGATCTCGACAAGATCCCCCAGCCTCTCCGGGGCAAGCTCATCCACCTGGGCGAGCAGTACGGCTCGCAGGACACGCTCGATCAGGCGAATCAGACGCTGGCCGCTTACAAGACGCACGCCGATGCCTTGAAGGGCTCGGGCTTCGCCCCGCAGCACGCGAAGGAGCTCGAGGCGGCGCGCGACGGTCTGGCCAATGCCGGCGTTGGGCGACAGAATGCCCGCGGGCGAAAGAAGGTCACGGGGAAGGCTTACGTCGACGCAATGAACAGGGCGCAATCGGCGCGGATGAACGCGCGGGCCGTGCTGATGGGGGTGAAGGAGGATCTCGAGGGGAGCGCGGAGCTGGACGCGCCGGCCGTGGAGCGGGACGTGGAGGCCGTGCTGAAGCAGACGCGAGCGGCGCCGGACAAGGCGGAGCCGCTCGCCCAGCAGCTCGCGCAGCTCGCCGGGATGCTGAAGAGCGAGGCCGTGATGGCAGCGGCGGCGGAGCAAGGCGGGGCAGAGGCCCTGGCAGCGGCAGAGGCGGCGATCGCGGAGCTGCGAAAGGCAGACCAGGAAGACGTCGGCGGCCGCGGGACGCCGGTCGAGACCGAGACGCTCGATCTGCTGGACGGCATCATCGTGCGCCACGTGCGCCGGGCGCGCCGGGCTGCGGAGGCGGCCGCGCGGCGGCTCGGGAACCCGGCGCTCGTGGAGGCATTCAAGCTCGACAAGCTGTACAGGTCGAGGGCGGGAGGGCCGCCTGCGGAGGAGCCGGGGGAGGAGTTGCCGGGCGAGGGAGAGCAGAAGTAGACCTGCCGCGATCGGTATCTGTTCACGTTTCGCCGTCCTCGGCCTCGTCCTTTTTCCATTCATGCGGGAACTTGGGATTCCTCGTTCGGGTGATCTCGTCGAGCTCGAGGATCGCTTTCCCGAGCGAATCAGCGGCCGGCAGCTCGGTGCGGTAACGCTTCGCGACTGCCTCGGCGAGGCTCCGCCACTTCGGGTCGACGGGCTCCCCGAGCTTCTCCGAGAGCTCCACTACGGGGACGAGCAGGAGCATCGCAGACGGTAGGTACTTGGGATCCCGATGGCTGCGCGCTTCCTCGAGGACCTCCAGGGCTTCTCGGGTCCGCCCGAGCGCGTCCAATATATCCGCCTTCAGATTGGCGTACATCCACCGATCGCAGACGTCGCCGATTCCGATCTGCTCCCACGCCTCGCAGGCCCGCTCCGCCTCCGCATATCGGTCTGCGTCGAGGAGGATCATCACTCGATTCCTGGCGATGCTTCGCGCCAGCCAACCGTCATGGTCGCGATGGTGGTTCGCTTCCAGGATTTCATCCAGGCAAGCGAGAGCTCCATCGTATTGCTCGTTCCTCGTCAGTTCGATGATGTCGAGGAATTTATACTCGAACGCCTCTTGCACCTCCAGCCGGTCGAGGCAGGTCGCGCAAACGGTTCCATCCATCTTGCCCGAGCGATGCGTATACCTCTCCGTGGCTGGCTTCTCCTTGCAAAAAAAGCAAACCTGAGGTTCATCCTTGGGAAACTGCATGACGGTTCACTCCTACATCGGCTCAATTCGGGCGATAGTCAGGCGGCGGACACTTGTAGTCAGGCCACTTCTTTCTGTGTAGGCACTCGCTATGACAGAACTCGCACGCCTTCTTGTCGCCGAACCTGCTCCTGTTCCACTCCGGTTGCGATGGGTTTTCAAGACACTGCACGAGCAGCTCGTCGCACTCCTTCTCTATCTTACGCCGCCGCTTGCTCGCCTCCACCGCCTCCTCCGCGGCATGCAACGTCACCGCCACGATGAACGTCACCCCGGCCGCGACGATCACGATCGGAACCAGGGTCACCGCTGCCCCCGCCGCCGCCATGACGTTGCCCATCGCCCCGCGCGAACCGGGTGAGACCGGCCCCGAGGCGAACATCCCCCGCACGATGTACCGGGGCACCTGCATGGCTCCGAGCGCGTTGACCATGCACGCCTCGATCCCCTGACCAGCGACGTCCGAGTCCCTGACCTTCACCCGCTCGACGTACCCGCTCTCCCCGACGTCCGCGTCGACCAGGATCGCGTAGTACATCCCCTCCTTCATGCTTCCAACACCGCCGTGGGCGCACGCCTCGAGCTGCGCCACCGTCGATGCGGGCGCCGACGGGCCGTCCGATGCGCCTGCATGTCTGGGCGCGTAGCTCACCTCTTCACTGCCCCCGCACCCGACAGGCGTGAAGGCAAGACCAAGGCAGACGGCGAGCCCCATGGAGGAGGCAAGCCTGGGAAGGGTCGGGGTCATGTTGCGCAGTCTACAGAGCGGACCCTCTCACGCAACACCGCTACGGTTCGCCCGCCTCCGCGCGCACCTCGAAAAGCCCGATATCCACCACGTCGCGGTCATAAGGCAGCCCGTCATAACTCGGCCACGCAGGAAGCGACGCTCCCGCCGTGGGAGACAGCAAAAGCCCGCGCTCGATCCCCTCGCACACGCCCCGCCCCTCGGCGCTCGTGCAGAGCGAGGTTCGCGCATACCGCAGACATCCCCCGCCCGCATTCAGGGCCAGCACCTCCGCCGACGATCCCACCTCGACGGCATTGCGCGGCCCGTCGACCTCCGCGCGGAGCGCATATTCAGGCAACCGCAGCACGCGCTTGCCCGCGCGCTGCACGTACGCAATGCGGCAGCCCGGGGGCAAGGCGGCGAAGGCTTCCCGGAAAAACCCGTGCTCGAGCTGCTCGGTCGTCCGGCCGCGAACGATGGGCAGGCCGACGACGAGCGCGCCGAGGGAGAGCGCGCCGGCGAATGCCATCGCTTTGGAGGGCACTCCAAGAAACGAGCGCCGCGCCGGCAGCATCGCCGCGAGCGCAATCACGGGCGCCGCGAGGTAGAGCCTGTCGTAGCTCGCGCGCCACAGGTCGCTCTGCGCGTACGCGTCGCGCGTGGCCACGAGGGCTGCGAGCGAGGCGAGCGCCGGCAAAGCAATCGCGCGCGGGCGGGCCAGCGCAAAGACCAGAGCGGCCACGACGAAGAAGACCGCGACAGCCCGCGGGTGCATGAGCGCCGAGAGCCCCTCCCCGGCCTGATAATGCGCGCCCACGCCCCCGGACACGGCCGCAATCCAGCCGCTGCTCGTCCCTCCCACCCCGAGCCCCACCACGACCGCCGCCGCCGCCGCGCTTGCAACCGCGCGCAGCCACCTGCGCCCGCCGGGCTCCTTCCGCGCGAGCGCCGCCGCGAGGACGAACATCGGCCCGAGCGCGACCGGCCCCCACGCAACCGGATGCACGCGCGCCGCCTGCGCCGAGAGCAGCGCCCCCGCCGCCGCGAGCGACAGCGCCGACCCCCACCGGCCCCCCTCCGCCCGCCGCGCCGCCACGACCAGCGCCAGCGCCGCCCCCAGCGTGAGCGCGAGGATCGGCGGAAAGTACGCCTCGGTCGCGCCAAACCGCACGCTCACCGGATCCGCCGCCACGAGCGCCGCCGCCACGAGCGCCCGCGCCCCCTCGAGCCCGAGCGCACGCCCGAGCGCGAACACGAGCGGCGCCGCAGCCGCCGACAGGACGGCGTTCACCGCAAAGATCGCGCGATCCGCGCCCGCCGGAAAGAGCGCCGCCACCCGCCCGAAGATCTCGACGTACCCCGGGCCGTACCCGGTGAGCAGCGAAGGATCCGACACCGCGCCCAGGACCCACGCAGGCCCCTGCCCGTTCACGTGATGCGGCGCGAAAGGCCCGAACACGAGCCGCAACACGAGCGCCGCCGCGAAGACGACGCCGAGCGCGCGCGCATCCCGCCTCTCCGCTTGCG includes:
- a CDS encoding acyl-CoA dehydrogenase family protein, with the protein product MERAIFREEHEMFRQSFLRFIEREVKPNQARWMEQGSVDHEAWRKAGEGGFLCPWLEEAHGGPGGDFLHSVVVIEEMARAYDAGFAMSLHSDVVVPYIHTFGTDAQKARWLRKCASGEIVTAVAMTEPGTGSDLAAIATTARRDGDHYVLNGAKTFISNGILCDLCVVAARTDPDPANAHRGISLFAVEAGTPGFIKGKKLHKMGMPAQDTSELAFEDCRVPAENRLGEEGGGFPMLMQKLQQERLVVAIGSQAAAEQVLTDTIAYCKDRKAFGKPISKFQNTQFKLAECATKVEVGRAFLDKLITEHVAGKYLVKECSMAKLWQTEMLGEVVDTCLQFFGGYGYMLEYPVTRAYMDARVQRIFAGTNEIMKVIIAKQMGL
- a CDS encoding HAMP domain-containing methyl-accepting chemotaxis protein, with the protein product MLRGRAGALLLSMVLVAMVVSAAGWWYIRGLSRHIEALSTENLQGATYLSNAERGLWELRFALPNYALSEGMTREQITASHKPLIDQVNRNMAAFSALPVSDEERSLLAEWNRAFGDYLRSRPRYFQLLDEGKTEEAVVYRSTKTNPPAAAAVRVLASLIEAQRARGSARAQQAEGEAAAATRATLGLAGAALVLGFLLSRAISGLVATQVSFAMRVVESSSSELEASAAKQLGGARELTAATSTVSESLRELLGSARHIDEAARNVAAMAEETRQSAKSGDLLIKRAQEGLAGMRSKVEDSARRISELGDKSQQIGSILALINELSEQTNILAINAAVEAAGAGDAGRRFGVVASEIRRLADRVGGSARQVRGIVEEIRTSAAGMVAATENGLKVADANARQVGEALKSFEAINEQVESTTIAAKEIEALTQAQTEAVEMAGEMMGNISLTAQITEASSQETLRTCEQLGQLSRRLGVFAGPEAPAVAQPPTTPAQA
- a CDS encoding multicopper oxidase family protein, with the protein product MLSSSCLARRSTIAPALLIAVLAGCGGAEAPQGTPPDYGDPPELLPNADGVRELHYGPSAVEIGGKRYCLRAYNGMTSGPTIRIPKGQDRRVRVNLVNEFTRSDFREIASMMGHGAHSCHDFNLTNLHGHGLHIQPNFATSDPADPCEGNGCASDLRYHGDNVLHEVAPGESAQYRWDLDEDGIHHEGTNWYHPHIHGSTAIQVMDGAAGAIIIEGALDEVPGIAKAKERVMVMTQVAIDHENTVPLKEGEECTQDNLSVTDFLAVETLRPTLINGKLRPRIVTPPGQVERWRMVYGGSPDEMGMKLHVAKDPLCADFDKTPIEMTQIARDGLTLPKFYKSDTVWVSPGYRVDVMMKMPAQNGTLCLVGRRPNDLLGSVIAIVDVNDAAGAPTEVNMPSEADVAAHAPPTTWTGMVDGQTTEVSCDAVKTVHQKVVLLVPTPGQKPPDLGGDVSLSSCDPSQNSHEIDPDAPACLCPDPNISCRKFEDRRAWGYRSDRVMTVDTSERWQIRAFDGHPFHIHVNPFLVCPNDSNKEPNFPHWRDTMWVQVEDGPRDVLMNFRKFKGQFVTHCHKLNHEDEGMMELVEICDPKDEGCLCMGKDAQGACISQAGCLPEDKQCQFAKTAADAYPAPPPPNPALCGP
- a CDS encoding LysR family transcriptional regulator; amino-acid sequence: MLSEMAEGGQRWPRSGHPGGTMDLEELRAFIAVIESGSFLAAARSLGVSRTTLRRHVGSLEARAGVPLLESTPHGVIPTEAGSLLAHKGRTMIQEARALLASIRDVGRAPSGTLRVVLPVGLPPHVLTPLFAALHRAYPQIGFHCRFSNDPLDEALASVDIAVHFGEEVPRGPWISYVVLRVREWLVASRDYLDRRGAPRTIADLRHHELLAWQAPGEDARIWHTLDGAAFRVEPTLIATDIHFIRHCAIAGLGIGLLPDALLPDPGREADALVPVLAGVVGKERPVRISVPAALAEIPKVKVVLGHVRAFLGDL
- the astB gene encoding N-succinylarginine dihydrolase; its protein translation is MREYNFDGLVGPSHNYSGLSAGNLASSTHGGQIANPRGAALEGLAKMRLVRNLGIGQAVLPPHPRPSLATLRRLGFGGSDEQVIARAAEKEPLLLRLCSSASAMWTANAATVAPSCDTQDGRLHLVPANLQQMFHRAIEAETTRAVLAAIFADQGRFAVHAPLPGGGQFADEGAANHTRLEVPGRPAVHLFAWGRRAFGDGPAPRRFPARQTLEASTALSRLLALDPTNALLVQQHPDGIDAGGFHTDVLAVGSGPVLLLHELAFTHTETLLATLREKLGNALRIVVAKTAELPAADAIAAYPFNSQLLTLPDGSMVILAPEESRENAMARAYLERVVAEDNPVTRVIYVDLRQSMRNGGGPACLRQRIPLTDEQTRALSARVLLDEALEKDLAAWIELHYRDRLAPADLADPALARETMTALDELTRILRLGSVYDFQRSPG